tctctcgctctgtgtctctgtctctccctctccctctgtctctttctctctcagagaTTTTAGCCTGTGTCCTGCCTCTGTTTTACTCCTGATTTGTAAAAGGTTCCACTTTATTGGCCAGGATTGTTGACCATTTAGCCTGATGGCTCAGCGAGCGTGGGTTAGACCAGCCCTTTCTGGGAGTTTTTTCCGAGGACTCTCTTCCTGGAACAGATGGATGAGGTTCCATAATGACTGCCAGCCAGGCATGGTACAGAGTCTCCCTTGAGGAAGATGGACTGCTCAGGTCTCAATTCTTCTGTCCACTGTCTTTGGGGTCAGGAATCCTGCCAGCCGCTCTGCTCTGCATGGGCTGAGAAGCTGAGGAGGAAGTGGAGGCGGGAAGGGTGGTCAGGGCACGCCAGGGACCCCAGAGGGACAGCCGGACAGTCCGTTGGCTTCTGGCTTCGGAGGAGTCGGAGCAGAGACTTCCTGCCTCTTGTGCGGGCAGCCTGCCTCGGCCGGTATCGGGGCTGCCGTGCCACCCACTCCTCCTCCTGCCCTGCAGCGCCCTGTGGCCTCGCTGGGGCACGTTGGGTGCCGCGTGTCGCTGCCCCACAGGAGTGCCGGCAGCTTTTGACGTTCTGGCCTTTGCTCAGCGCTGCAGACCCGCCTGCCATCCTGGCCCAGGTGCCCCCTTTCGCCATCCCTGTCCCCCTCCTGGCCGGAGTGCCCTCCCCGGCCCCACAAAGACCTCCATTTGCTCCTTTCCCGGCCCCCGGCTGCCCAGCCTCCCCTGCTAAGGCTCTCTTTCAGAGGCGGCCGGGTAGCCCAGTGGCTGGAGTCATGGCCGCCAGAGGGCAGATCCTGCTGGGCAGAATCACTTACGCTGCCTCAGTCTCGAGCTGGAAGTGGGGATCCTCGTAACGGCGGCCAGGGGACAAGATGACATCTGTAAGCGTTCAGCACAGTTCTCGGCCCCGGCcgccctccctcctctcttccatcCCACCGTCCTCTGAGCAGTCAGGAAGGGCCTCCGGGGGGCCAGGCCCAAGCTGAGCGCTAGAGATGCCGAGGAAGGCCCGGACGTGCCCCCGCCTCGGGCTCCCCTGCACAGGCACAGGCAGGTTCTGACGTCGGAGCGAGGGCGTCCCGGGACCACGAGCCTTTGGAGGGGGCCCAGAGGCGGTGGCGAGGCAGAGCGTTCCGGGCTCGGGCCACGGAGGGGAGGGAGGGCGGAGAAGCCCAGAAAGGGGGGACGGACTTCACCAACCTCAGCATTTTGTATTGACCCTGGAGGTGGTCAGCAGAGAACTTTCTGTAATCatgagggaaaaggagggaaaagtctCATCCCCTGAAGTCTGATGTCGTCTGCAGTGCAGGAAAGGCCGGATGAACCTGGCAGACGTGCTCGTCGCACTGGTGTCCTGTTGCCCACGGATTGGACTGGATGGTGGCTGAAAGTCTTCTGTCGGGAATTTGGGGACCCTTCGGACCCTCCCTTCTGTTAACGATCAGGGCTGGGGGTCCTCTCGGCTCCCTTCCTTGGGTTCAACCCTGGTAGTTTGCATTTCTCAGCACCTTTAGGTGGTGCTCAGTTGTTTATCCCTGATCCTTTCCTCCATTCTCTCATGGATGCCCGTTTGTTTAGCCGTCCTCAGCTATGGCATCCGCTTGGTTTCCTGTGTTCAATACAGATGGCACACCAGGGAGGGCCCTTTTCCTCAGGGATCTCTTTGGAGGAGGCTGCGCTGGGCTGTGAGCTCTTTGGGTGGAAGGTTTGGCTGTCTTAGacactttcttttccttattccaCACAATCTCCAGGAGGTTTGTGCCCAAAGTCAGCTCCACCAGCGGTGTAGGCAGCAGTCTCTCCAGCCGTGTCACCTTTACCAGAAGATTTATGGCAAAGATTCTCACTGTCTTTAAAATCCCCTTTTCTCCCCCCCTTGtgattccttttattttcctaCCCATTTGGTATCACTTGTTCTAGTTATCCAAAGAAGCTTCCCGGCATCCTGCTGCTGGTTCTGGTGGAATCGAGCTGAGAAATGTttccaaggctcctggaagcgAGCTGTGAGCACCCCAAAGAGTTTGCTTTAACCATTCCTCCAGGAAATAACCAAATGGCCGAATGATGGGGTCATTGCCCTGATAACGAGGGACCTTCAGTTCATCGTGCCTGCTTAGGTCTAGAATAGAACGACAGGTACTACTTGAAATCCAGAATTAAAAGGTAGAAGGCAAGTGTGTGGATTTGCCTTCAGGAACTTGCGGAGCTCCTTTGGTGACCTCAGACAACGtctaaaaacaaaaattgatCTTTTGTAGACCAGCGTTGGTGAGAAGCAACGTGGCACAGGAGGGAGGACAGAGACAACCTTTATAAAGCTCCTCCTAGGTGTTGACCGTCGACATGAATTGGGATGAAATTGGTGCAAGTCCAGTCAgcacttcttccttttctttttttccctctttaattcTTAGTTATTCATCAGTGATAAATAAGGAGAATTTGTGAGAATAGTTTAGTTAACAATGAAATTCAACTTACCCAATTCAGTATATTGTCTTGTCTCcatctatcctgcttttccttTCACAATCTGACTCCTATCACCTTTCagctttatttcttcttatttaaCTTCcattaagttcttttctttttatatcatcatTATTTCCAGATGTAAAGTCCAAGCGATCCAAACAAGATAGAGTTGAAATAGATGTTTCAGTGAAATGAAATCTAAAAGCTTATGCATAAATACAGTGTAGAGAGGATAGAAGAGAAGATAATATCTAGGGAAAATAGTTTTGTTATCATATCTCTGCTGAGGGTCTGATAGCCAGGATATCTGGGAATCAAACTCCAAAATTTAAGCCCAAGAGTCCTACTCCAGTGGATAAGGGATCAAAGACTTTTCTCAATACTTTTAATACTCTTTATAGTCTTACTTAAGCATATCAAAGAGCATCCAGATGACTAATCATGAGAGAAAAGCCATGGTCTGTTCTCAGgccattcacattttttaatgattggAGAGACAAGCCTGGAACCTGTGTCCAGCTGCAGGAAGTGATGATGTTTATCTGTTTATTTCTTTCAGATCGGGAAACTGAGCCTGAAAACAAGGAGTCCATTACCAAGGTGGGCCTTTCTCTGGAAGAATCAGTCTCAGAAAGATCCTTAGAGAATGGTATCTGTATCTCCAAATTGGGAGAATCCTGGGTATGTACCTCCAGATTAGGAAGACAGCTAAACTATGAGGATCCACCATGTAGAGGAGGAGAAACCATCCACAGGAGACCTCTTAATGCAGGGAGAGATCATGACTCTAGTCCTCTTCCCAGAATTGCTCATCTGGGACGAGTTCATTTTCCACAACAGAGAATGACATTAGGAAATCCTCTCTCCAAATGTGATATGTATGGGAAGGGCTTCAGGGTATACTCAGCCCTCAGAAACTGTAATAAAATCTGCTCACAAATTTTTCCCAAGTATGATGATGGGGGGAAGACCTTCAGTTATAATTCCAACCTCATCGAAAATCATAAACTGCACTCtgaagagaaaccttatgaatgtcatGACTGTGGGAAGGCCTTCCGATGGAGCTCACACCTCGCTCAGCATCAAATaactcacactggagagaaaccctatgaatgtaaggAATGTGGGAAGGCTTTTGGCTTGAGTACAGGGCTCACGCGACATCAGaggatccacactggagagaagccttatgaatgtcACGAATGCGGGAAGGCTTTCCTTCTGAACACAAACTTtattgtacatcagagaattcatagtggagagaagccttatgaatgtcatgaatgtgggaaggctttcAATCGGAGCACCCAACTGACtgtgcatcagagaatccacactggagagaagccctatgaGTGTCACGAATGCGGGAAGGCTTTTCGACAGAACACGGTTCTCACTGAACATCAGAGGATTCATAGTGGAGAGAAGCCCTATGAATGCCacgaatgtgggaaggccttccgcCAGAGCTCCCAGCTTACCcagcaccagagaattcacactggagagaaaccttatgaatgttcTGATTgtgggaagtccttccttctgaGCACAACCTTTGCTGTTCACCAGAGggttcatactggagagaagccttatgaatgtaatgagtGTGGGAAGGCCTTCAGTTGGAGCACAGAACTCGCTGAACATCAGaggattcacactggagagaaaccttatgaatgccgTGAATGTGGGAAGGCTTTTTGCCAGAGCTCACAATTGGCTCGTCATCAGgtaatccacactggagagaaaccttacgaATGTCATGAGTGTGGGAAGGCCTTCCTTCTGAGCACAACTTTTGCTATCCATCAGAAAATTCATAGTGGAGAATAACCGTATGAATACAAGTATGAAAGAGCCTTCAACTTGGGTAGTGACTTTATTCAACATCAGATGGGAGAGTATGTCATTAACTGTTGATGGGATTAATCTTGGGAAGTCATCAAGCAGGGCACACACCTGGACATAAGATTTCACAGAAAGTGCATCGATGAGGGTGGGCTTCCTTTGAAGCTAATGCCTTCTCAACCTCAGCTTATACTGGAGAGAATAACTCCAGTTGGTGAAGAGAACTTGCTCAGAATCATGGAAGCTTTTAGCGAGAAAGGCTTTACGAATGTAATGAACATGAGAAAAAGCTCAGCAAGAACTAGTCTAGTCTTTGACTGAAAGTTAGTGAATGCCAACTAAAAGGAAACCCTACATTTGAAGGAAATCTCTTAAATTTTATTGCtcctctgacttcaagtccaaagCCATCTCTGTCTCTTATTCCCCATATTTGCAGCAACTGATTTTTTCCTAATGTATTCTtagtaaatttaatttaataagagTCTGCACAGGACCTTAACTCAATTTCTCTCAAGTTCTCAGTCATtagccatccccccccccaattccttacattttcagaagaaaagatATGCTGCTTGCtaaaacaaattgtttttattgatCCCATCCCTATCTGCTAATTCCAAGACACATCAATGTATTCCAAGACTTTATTCCAGCAAGTGTTCTTTTTTCATGAACCCCTCATTTATCTCTCCCATTGACTATTTCCTAGCCAACTCAGGCCTCCCGAGAACTTAAAGGGAAAAGATCATTTCGATCTACTCTATTCAGCTACTGCTCCATCTTCCTTTCactggagggggagaggaaggaaaactcttgtctttctgttttcttcattttttgcacCTACCATCTGAAAACCTTGCAATTGAGTTTCTATATTAGTTTTCATTACCTGTAAGATTGAGCAAGTGGCAGAATGAGGGGTTGTCTAAGCTCAGTTTGCCAGAATTAAAGAAAAGCCAGATACACCACTCACtgcttagggaaaaaaaattataaacagtagaAAGGccaataataagaataatttggCCAAAGAGTCACTACTATGCACTAAAATAATATCATTTAAAGAttgtaaataagagaaaaagctCTACAACAGCTGCACAAGGTCTCAAAATCAGGGAACAAAGGAAAAGACCTTTGGAATGGTTTAAGTAgggtaataaaaaaaaagtaaggataAAGTTAGAGTGGAAGTTTGATGTTTCAAGGATATAAGAAAAGACCAACAAGAAATAGGTGACAGGATAAATGGAGATTTTCATCAGAACTGTTGTTTCTCAGAAAAAGAACTACCGATCTGGAACTTAAATACAATATAGAAAGATTTCAAAGTAAGTCTTATAAGAATATACGCCTTCTCTTGAAGCCATAGTTATTGTCCTCCAAATAATCTGAGATTTATAGGACTTCCATTAAGTCACAGTGAAATAAAATTCCTGAGAATGATCCTTTAGTAAATCCAAGATGAAAATTGCTCCCACATACTGAAAGTGGGAGGTAAAACAGATCAATGGAATCCATAGATTGCTAAAAGAGAAATTTGAATTTTAGATTCCCTAGAAATGTATAGATCCAAACTTTAGAATTTCAACATTAAACCAAAATTCTTACAAGTAAGTACCCAAGAGGAAACCTTTTGCATTTACAAGGGGAAGCAAGCTAAATTGCACAAGACCACTCCTTGGCCATGAGAAATAAACAAAACTGGAATATAATACTCTGAAGAGCAGAGCAGATTTGTTAAAATCACATCATGCACAGTTAGGTTTAATTGTTGATGGAAAAAGGTCTACTTTAAGTAAAATGAGGGCATGTGGTATTTTCTTCTGAAGAAGCCAGGGATGAGAGTAGGACATGTGACATGTACACCTATCAAAGACATTTAAACAAGTAAAAGACTCTGATAGACCGTGTGTCCGTGCATAGAAGGCTACCCGTGGACCTAGAAGAGCAGAGTTTGTCTTCTGATGTGTTTCTGTATGATCTCaggaaagtcacttgatctccaAATGCTCCAGGCAACCCAGATACTAAGTCTTTAATTACTGATCTGCATCTTTGGAGGGAGTTTTCTAAGTGATAAAATCATAGGTCaggtaaaaaaaattctagacaaTAAAAGccctaaagaaagaaaatgtgtcAGAGCTAGACAAGactagttacacacacacacacacacccattggTGGCCTTTTCCTCAGCCAGTGCCTTGTGGGACGAGTTCCTCCCACCTCACCTTTTTGTCACACTGACATCTGAATCTTTGCCTGTGGAAAGAAGTGATGAACAGGCCCCCTTTAAAGGACTAGATACATTTATGACTATCCTGGAATATCCAGGCCGTGCTCATCCTGAGGGACTCGCTTCCCAAGGAGGGAAAACCTTGTATTTAGTGTGAGATATTACAGACCTTTGCATGTTCGAGTCTTGGAAGTCATTTCTAGGCACGTGTAACCTCTTAGCTGGCCTCCTAACAATTCCGAAGGTTTTACTTCTCTTGTAACTTGCTTGAAGCCTTCTTGGCTCTGAACTGTTTCCctccaaggctttttctgcaatCAGGCTCACGACCATCGTTTGTTTCTGCTCTCGAGGGATGCTGCTGCCTCTCTAGTCTCTTTAAGGTCATTGTGAGAAATTCCCCAAGACCCCTTCTTTTCAGATCATGGCCATCGTCGATCGAAGGAAAGGGCTCAGTTGCCTTAAAGACGAGtcatttcagaaaagcctggccGCAGGCTCAGGTAAGTGTATTTTCATCCATGAGGGATCTTCAGATCTTTGAGGCCAAACCTCGAGCCAGGTGAGAATTTGCCTTCCGATGagacatgaagcctttcctcatcACTTTGGCTCTTCTGTCAATGCCAAAGACGCCTTGTCCCAAGGCTCCCTGAATGACTGAACAGGAACTGACTGGCTCTAGGGGATTTCTGAAGGTAGCTGCATTCCAGCAATGATCTTCATTTGGGACCCAGCTGTGTCCTTCGATAAATTCCACTGGAATAGTTCATGTAGGTGAGGGTTAGGCTGTGCTTTTGGATCTCTAATGGCAGGATGGACTCCTCCATTTAGAGAGCTTTTGCTGCTAAGTGTTGGGGAATGAGTAGGAGTGACGTCGCCCCCGTCCTTTGAAAGGAGCCTCCCACCAGCGTTTAGATAAGCAGGTCAGACACAGGGCAGGGAGGGCACAAGAACAGAATATTCTTCCATGTAGGATTCGTACTCTGCCATTTGTacatgaagaaaatcaaatttgtTGACTTCTGCAATAAGCCTTGCCACTGTACGGCTTCAAAATATTGTCCTTTTTGCTCTGCGATCCTGGCCTTGCCCTTTGGCACAGAGTTCCCAAGATCTGGACAGTGAATTTCCAGGAAACCCTGTTTGTATCATTGGATAGTGAGTTTTCCCGAGCTTAGTCTTGCTTTTAGCCCACAGGACTTCTAAGGGATTCACTTTGGAATTGGACCCAACAAAATGGCTATTTTCATACACAGAAGAGAGCAGAAAATGGGGCTTGTCCTTCAGCTGGAAGTCACTTGAGTGCTTGCCTTTGGAGAGCATCATGAATCCAACCGCTCGCTCGCCTTCGaagctgtcctgcttgtctgGGCTTCCTTCTTGCTGTGTGGTTCTCTGCATGTAGAAAGATGCTTCAGTGACCATCAGCATGGCCTCATTTCCACCTTTTACTGTCCTTTCCATGAATGATCTGAGCGCTGTCCCCGGCCCCTTTCCAGGTCGGTTACATGGCCCGATGGCGAGTCTGAATTAGTGGCCATGTGACCAGTGGAGCCCTTTTTCAATGAGCACAAAGACATCGTGCCTCAGAGGAACACCAGCCCCAGAGGCCGAGGTGGGGAGGCCAGAGACCTGAGGAAGTCGAGCAGCACCAAGGCCCAAGGCCGCGGCGAACGATGACGCTTTGGGCTCGTTTATTCTTTCTTACAAGTGGCGGCCGTCAGTGTTTTATGGTCCTCACACAGGCAGCTTGTCCGCTGCGGCCCACATCGCCTTCCCTAGAAGCTTTGGTTGGCTCAGCCAGCGATTAAAGGGAAACAGAGAAGCCCTGGGAGACGGTGGAAGGTTCCTTCGTTTATGCTGGCTTCTCCTGGCTGTCCGGGCAGGGCTGGTCTGCCCTCGGCTCCCCATTTGCTAGGAAGAAGACGAGGACTCGAGCAGGCTGGGCACAGCACAGGAATGGAGACTTTCCGGGGATTCTCCTGGACTGCCCTGCTGGGAGGGGATCTGTCGCATGCAAGTGGGGAAGGTCTGACTGCTTCTGAAAGAAGCCATCTCCCAAGGAGTCCCTGTGCTAGAAGGGCAGACTGGAAGGCAGTTCCCTGGCCGGACTAGACCATAGCCTggccttaggccatctgaaggaactaagacgagatcagtcaggaatctctcaGGAAATGTCAGATCAAGTCAAGAATTAGTGGTGATTTTCCAAAACCACATACATCCATTCTCAAAATTATCCCTAGGTTAAAGATCCacttatgagagcagaacatctccctgttctctttcaccttctctctgtctctctctgtgtttccctccctccctctccctctccctgtctctgcctttccctctcccccccctctgtctgtctgtctctgtctctgtctctccctgtctctgtttctctctgtctgtctgtctccctgtctctccctctctctgtctgtctctcttttccttcaaaaccctctgcttaaaaggcAGAGCACgacttccatttttccttcacaAACCCGCTTACTCAAGTTTTATGGACTGTAGATCAAAGTCctcctttcttctgaattcaagtccaacacaccttcccaccttctctgacttgcttaagTCAAACTAACATTCcgttggtatcacttcaattgctaatcggtaaccccAAAGAGCTCTGATATAAAGATTACATCGTTGAACCACTGCATCTTCAGCAtagtactcatcagttataaattccagttcatagtacaaatcgGTAAACTGAGGCAACCACAGAGTATTGAACCAAATCATGGTGCGGTCAGGTTGAcgatgagcttttgtttacatccaaacaatacttaaaacacaTGTTTTAGCAGCAGCTCACATAACACATTTCAAAAAAtctcataaagcatttagtaacTTCACAGGATCTGCTTTAAATTCAGAGATTCGCACCTTAAGCAAGCCTTGTGACAAGCAGGCCGATGATCTCTTTTCAAGACCAAGAGGTTAACGGCTGTAATAGTCGGTCCAACTTCAATGCGCTGGATGAAGGCCATCGAGACGGAAACCATTTGGTCATTGTAAACAAAGGCCCATCTTTGGTACGTTTGAACACTTGAACCCGTGTTCCCCTTAAGCCCCTGATGATGGAGAGATGGATAAGGACAGAGCCACCCTTGAGGCCACACTGCTAAAACCCTGCTCTACCAACGAGTCTGTGGCTGCTCTATACAGACTGAAATTTCGCTCTCCGGCAAAACTAAAATGAGGATGTTGTCTTCTGAACCCACATGGACACGTGATCACAACTGAAATAAAATGCCAATCGATGACTCCAGTAGAGAGATTTACAGTGTTCCTTCCTTCTGGCTAGCAGCCTGGGAGAGGACTTCTCATccctccctgtttgcctcaaaacAGGCAAGTCATTAGGAAGTCCCCAAAGCAGGAGTCTCCGCAGTCGTCTTTCTGTTCGGAATCGGCCCTCGTCCTCCCTGCAGCAGAGGAAGGCGGGTCTGATCAGTGAGCTGACAGCTTCCTGGTTTCCTCTTTTATCATCTCTGCCTTAAAACCCAAGCAAGGAGCAGTTTGGAGGGCTGGGAGCCTAGTGAGGGGATAAAGCCGAAGGGAGGGAGCTTCTGTCCACAGTACGCCCTCTTTCCTGCCGTCCAGTTGCCACCTGGCGTTGGAAGTAGGGGATCAAAAGCCAATCTCCTCACATTTTCTTGATGTTGCTCAGCTAGGCAAACACCAGCACCCAGTGGAATTTTCACTCGGGCTGCTCAGATTTGGTCTCCTCCCAACAGGAGGGGCCTGGGAGGCTGCTTTTCCTTTGGCTTAATTGGCTAGTCCCAGTCTGGCTCGGTCGGAGCTCAGGCTTGGGAGCCACTCCACAGCTGAGGCTTCCCAGACTGAAAAGGGAGAAGTCCAGCACAGCCACCACCCAAGGGGAGGCTGCTATTACCGTTTGAGGGCGCCATGGAGAGGCCGTGGCTCTCGCTTACCGAAGGCGTAACATGGTCTGTCAACATTACAAAGAAATCagttgttttttgttggttttttccccAAGCAATTTAGAgccaatttttcccaattactaAGGTCACTGGAAGGAAATGGCCACTATTGATACAGCCAGGGTCCACCTGGAACTGTGGGCCCGACAACCCTGACGGGGAGGACAGTGGTGGAGGTGGGCTCCTGAGGGAGTGCCTTGTCTGCCCCGACTGAGTGCCAAGAGCCACCCCCCCTCTGCCTCGTTCTCAGCCCCTAAGTGAGGGCataaggtgggggtggggtgggggtagtaGGTCCGGGGACTCGGGGGGCTGACTCTGGTAACACAGGTGGGGCTGAGGCCTCTGGCTCAGAAGATGTCCCAGCGTGCTTGCGCCTCTTTTTCCTCACATCCTCCGAGAGGGTCAAAGCCTTAAGGGCTCCCTTTGAGGGGGCATGGGCATCTGAGGGAAGAAAGGATTGGAGCCACAACGGGGGTCCAGGAGCAGGCCTTGCCAGGTGAGAATATAAGGAATCTGATTGGGGTGGCCCTGTGGTCTGGGATCTAAAACCAGGGCCCGGACCTTGGAAATAACCCCTAAGTTGAGGGTCCCCTCCTTGGGTCATCCCAGAGCAAATGCCGCCACCCTAAAGAGCAGAAGGTGACAAGTTTATTCTTCTTGAGGGACATGGAGAGGTTGTGGGCCCTCGCCTTGTGGAGTGGACCTCTGGGGTGGACTCTCCCTGTCCCAGTGTCCTGTAGAATGAAAGGAGTTACTAGGCTGTACACAAAGGCAGTGAACATGAAAGCAGACAGGGCAATATGTGATGGACTGGACAGCCAAGACAAACAACAAATATGAACGTTGGATTGGATGTGCTCCTCCACTCACCCCAAGGGGCCAGGGGCGAGTGGTCCCAAAAATAGTGGTGTGGCTGGGCTTCCCCCAGGGCTGCACCCCCTTCTTCCAGTGCATCCACTGAGTTTTCTAATTCCAACCCTGAACTCCGGACTTGAACCCCAGGCAAGGGCCTGTAACCCCTGCAGAAGGGACTCTAACCCCACAAATAAAGTCGACTAAAATCAACTGGCCAGAATACCTTGTTTAAGAGAGTTGAGCCTGACAGGCCCTTCCTATGGCTCATCCAAGGGAGAGGGAGTTGGGGATCCTTAGGTGAAGGTAGCCAAGAGGGTTGTCACAGTCTTTGCCACACACTTCCCAGGATTTCTGACTTATCCCCTCGCGGGAAATAGTAACTGCGTACTTTCCCAGTCCACACTCAGAAATATGTGGGTGTTTCTCCCAAATGAGTCTAGCTTGGCAATAGGCTGTCCTGTACAACCCCCGGGGCCAGTGACCAGTGGTCAGCCACTTAGCTGTATGTCGATGACTCAGGAGATCCAACTCCCTCACTCTCACACGGCATTCTCTGCACATTCATTCAACACCTCCAGAGGCTGCTCACCGGACCCTACCATCCTCCAACAAGATGTGATGTATTCTGGACCCTGGTGTCTCGAGTTGCCCCAGCGACAGGGAGCAACTGTTGGTTGGACAACCTCCCTCTGTTGGTCAAACTCTGTTTCTTGTGGGATCCTGGGAGAGCCCCCATATAAAGTGTCCGGTGAATCGATCCGGAGGATGAAACaatgaccaacaatgtaacacacaggagggaatttattaaacaaactgcagcttgggctcagcactctaagaTGGCTTAAGTGCTGTTTTGggggcttgcaggctttttatactgGAGTGGtagggggagtgaacaggaactcctggggctggggtccttatcagttcctagTACATTACAGGGTATGGTAActggttcttcattaacttgACTGCAGGGGCTCTAGGGGCAAGGGGGGTCAGGGAGAAAATAGGTTCCAGGGCTGGTCCTTCAATGTCAGTTCCTTTGGTCAGATATCTTAAATCACTGGGATCTAGAAGTCAGCCCTCTTTgggggagaggtgtgaccctccccaaatcttcaatccccttaACTAGGTTGTTTAGAGAGTAGTCCAAACCTAAATCTTAAATGTTAGATAATTTATTGGGGTTCAAGCAGGAAGGGGATGGCAAGGCTGTCAGGTTGGAACGTAGGTAAACAAGGAAGCCCTACAGATTGTCCCCTCTAGCAGGTTGGTCCCCCAAAGTCTGGTggttcaaggcttctcagccttgacccctctttcttgccaactgccctttagtccctactctcaagctacattttgaaaatgtatgtccagggacaggtaagggagagagataaaatgagaaatcTTAGGAAAGTGGTTGACGAATGACTGCTCAAAAGTCCAAATCCACAGTCCCCCTTGAGGATTTTGGGTTGCTGTAACTGAAGG
This sequence is a window from Monodelphis domestica isolate mMonDom1 chromosome 3, mMonDom1.pri, whole genome shotgun sequence. Protein-coding genes within it:
- the LOC100013142 gene encoding zinc finger protein OZF-like isoform X1, translating into MPSPFLTSEEARQGSGVAAVAPQASVTFQDVAVDFTWEEWERLGPPQKALYREVMLENYRNLVCLGLATCSPEVIVRLERGEMLWRPEGSRPGLCPPDRETEPENKESITKVGLSLEESVSERSLENGICISKLGESWVCTSRLGRQLNYEDPPCRGGETIHRRPLNAGRDHDSSPLPRIAHLGRVHFPQQRMTLGNPLSKCDMYGKGFRVYSALRNCNKICSQIFPKYDDGGKTFSYNSNLIENHKLHSEEKPYECHDCGKAFRWSSHLAQHQITHTGEKPYECKECGKAFGLSTGLTRHQRIHTGEKPYECHECGKAFLLNTNFIVHQRIHSGEKPYECHECGKAFNRSTQLTVHQRIHTGEKPYECHECGKAFRQNTVLTEHQRIHSGEKPYECHECGKAFRQSSQLTQHQRIHTGEKPYECSDCGKSFLLSTTFAVHQRVHTGEKPYECNECGKAFSWSTELAEHQRIHTGEKPYECRECGKAFCQSSQLARHQVIHTGEKPYECHECGKAFLLSTTFAIHQKIHSGE